CAGGGAATTGTTGTCGGCATCGCTGGCACCGGGTCCTGAAAAGCGCGCGCTGTAAACCCCGGGCGCGCCATGGAGTGCATCAACTTCTATTCCGGAGTCATCCGCCAGTGCCGGCAAGTCGGTAAGGGCGGCTGCGTGTCGTGCCTTGATAATCGCATTCTCGACGAAAGTGGTCCCGGTTTCGGCGACCTCGGGCACGTCGAATTCAGACTGGGCATGCAGCTCATAGCCGAGATCCCCGAGGAGTGCCGATAGCTCCTTCAGCTTGCCGGGATTTCCGGATGCCAGTACCAGCCGTT
This region of Gammaproteobacteria bacterium genomic DNA includes:
- the rdgB gene encoding RdgB/HAM1 family non-canonical purine NTP pyrophosphatase, giving the protein MKRLVLASGNPGKLKELSALLGDLGYELHAQSEFDVPEVAETGTTFVENAIIKARHAAALTDLPALADDSGIEVDALHGAPGVYSARFSGPGASDADNNSLLVEKLSDIPSRQRSARYRAVIVLMRHAADPSPLICEGSWEGIIQLEPAGDGGFGYDPYFFLPDRGCTSAQLSAAEKNRLSHRGKALAELKRKLVEQGV